The following are encoded together in the Apodemus sylvaticus chromosome 11, mApoSyl1.1, whole genome shotgun sequence genome:
- the Pi4k2b gene encoding phosphatidylinositol 4-kinase type 2-beta isoform X1, producing MAEACEPTRPSEDEDEEREPLLPRVAWAQPRRGAPGSAVRLQADEGAAVLREPATDEPPVVSGDGSTSASLSTELDRTRSAGSETNTFLEDPEFADIVLKAEQAIEIGVFPERISQGSSGSYFVKDSKRNIIGVFKPKSEEPYGQLNPKWTKYFHKVCCPCCFGRGCLLPNQGYLSEAGAYLVDLKLQLGVVPKTKVVWLVSETFNYSAIDRAKSRGKKYALEKVPKVGRKFHRVGLPPKVGSFQLFVKDYKEAEYWLRRFEAEPLPENIRKQFQSQFERLVILDYIIRNTDRGNDNWLVKYDEMKYAKKMESEESNWIDDKQLLIKIAAIDNGLAFPFKHPDEWRAYPFHWAWLPQAKVPFSEETRNLILPYISDMNFVQDLCEDLYELFKTDKGFDRAAFESQMSVMRGQILNLTQALRDGKSPMQLAQMPCVVVECSKGGGQGRVVHLGSSFTQTVHCRKPFFSSW from the exons ATGGCGGAAGCCTGCGAGCCCACCCGCCCCTCGGAGGACGAAGACGAGGAGCGGGAGCCGCTGCTACCTCGCGTCGCCTGGGCCCAGCCGCGGAGGGGCGCGCCCGGGAGCGCCGTGAGGCTGCAGGCGGACGAGGGCGCGGCTGTCCTCCGGGAGCCCGCCACCGACGAGCCGCCGGTGGTGTCCGGGGACGGGTCGACATCCGCGAGCTTGTCCACCGAGCTGGACCGGACCCGCAGCGCGGGCTCAG AAACAAATACATTCTTGGAAGATCCAGAATTTGCTGATATTGTATTGAAAGCAGAGCAAGCAATAGAAATTGGCGTTTTCCCAGAAAGAATCTCCCAAGGGTCAAGTGGAAGTTACTTTGTAAAGGATTCTAAAAGG AATATTATTGGCGTGTTTAAACCCAAATCAGAAGAGCCTTACGGCCAGCTGAACCCCAAGTGGACCAAGTACTTCCATAAGGTTTGCTGCCCCTGCTGTTTTGGCCGAGGCTGCCTGCTTCCTAACCAGGGGTACCTTTCCGAAGCAGGTGCCTACCTGGTGGATCTCAAGCTTCAGCTGGGCGTTGTGCCTAAAACAAAG GTGGTTTGGCTTGTCAGTGAGACTTTTAACTACAGTGCAATTGACCGTGCAAAATCAAGAGGAAAAAAGTATGCCTTAGAGAAAGTGCCAAAAGTAGGTCGAAAGTTCCATCGGGTTGGCCTTCCTCCTAAG GTTGGTTCCTTCCAGCTGTTTGTGAAAGATTACAAGGAGGCTGAATATTGGCTTAGGAGGTTTGAAGCGGAGCCTCTGCCCGAGAACATTAGAAAACAGTTTCAGTCACAGTTTGAAAGATTAGTGATTCTGGATTACATCATCAGAAACACAG acAGGGGAAATGATAATTGGCTAGTCAAATATGACGAGATGAAATatgcaaagaaaatggaaagcgAG GAATCAAACTGGATTGATGATAAACAACTGCTTATTAAAATAGCTGCAATTGATAATGGGCTAGCATTTCCCTTCAAACATCCTGATGAGTGGAGAGCAT ATCCATTTCACTGGGCTTGGCTTCCTCAAGCAAAAGTtcccttttctgaagaaactcGAAACTTGATCCTGCCCTATATTTCGGACATGAACTTCGTACAAGACTTGTGTGAAGATCTTTATGAACTTTTTAAG ACTGACAAAGGATTTGACAGAGCTGCTTTCGAAAGCCAGATGTCTGTGATGAGAGGCCAG ATCTTAAACCTCACTCAGGCACTGAGAGATGGAAAGAGTCCTATGCAGCTGGCACAGATGCCGTGTGTGGTCGTGGAGTGCAGCAAAGGTGGTGGCCAGGGCCGCGTGGTTCACCTGGGCAGCTCCTTCACCCAGACGGTCCACTGCAGGAAGCCATTCTTTTCCTCCTGGTAG
- the Pi4k2b gene encoding phosphatidylinositol 4-kinase type 2-beta isoform X2: MAEACEPTRPSEDEDEEREPLLPRVAWAQPRRGAPGSAVRLQADEGAAVLREPATDEPPVVSGDGSTSASLSTELDRTRSAGSETNTFLEDPEFADIVLKAEQAIEIGVFPERISQGSSGSYFVKDSKRNIIGVFKPKSEEPYGQLNPKWTKYFHKVCCPCCFGRGCLLPNQGYLSEAGAYLVDLKLQLGVVPKTKVVWLVSETFNYSAIDRAKSRGKKYALEKVPKVGRKFHRVGLPPKVGSFQLFVKDYKEAEYWLRRFEAEPLPENIRKQFQSQFERLVILDYIIRNTDRGNDNWLVKYDEMKYAKKMESEESNWIDDKQLLIKIAAIDNGLAFPFKHPDEWRAYPFHWAWLPQAKVPFSEETRNLILPYISDMNFVQDLCEDLYELFKTDKGFDRAAFESQMSVMRGQVLCNNFIESSNIMHYLK, translated from the exons ATGGCGGAAGCCTGCGAGCCCACCCGCCCCTCGGAGGACGAAGACGAGGAGCGGGAGCCGCTGCTACCTCGCGTCGCCTGGGCCCAGCCGCGGAGGGGCGCGCCCGGGAGCGCCGTGAGGCTGCAGGCGGACGAGGGCGCGGCTGTCCTCCGGGAGCCCGCCACCGACGAGCCGCCGGTGGTGTCCGGGGACGGGTCGACATCCGCGAGCTTGTCCACCGAGCTGGACCGGACCCGCAGCGCGGGCTCAG AAACAAATACATTCTTGGAAGATCCAGAATTTGCTGATATTGTATTGAAAGCAGAGCAAGCAATAGAAATTGGCGTTTTCCCAGAAAGAATCTCCCAAGGGTCAAGTGGAAGTTACTTTGTAAAGGATTCTAAAAGG AATATTATTGGCGTGTTTAAACCCAAATCAGAAGAGCCTTACGGCCAGCTGAACCCCAAGTGGACCAAGTACTTCCATAAGGTTTGCTGCCCCTGCTGTTTTGGCCGAGGCTGCCTGCTTCCTAACCAGGGGTACCTTTCCGAAGCAGGTGCCTACCTGGTGGATCTCAAGCTTCAGCTGGGCGTTGTGCCTAAAACAAAG GTGGTTTGGCTTGTCAGTGAGACTTTTAACTACAGTGCAATTGACCGTGCAAAATCAAGAGGAAAAAAGTATGCCTTAGAGAAAGTGCCAAAAGTAGGTCGAAAGTTCCATCGGGTTGGCCTTCCTCCTAAG GTTGGTTCCTTCCAGCTGTTTGTGAAAGATTACAAGGAGGCTGAATATTGGCTTAGGAGGTTTGAAGCGGAGCCTCTGCCCGAGAACATTAGAAAACAGTTTCAGTCACAGTTTGAAAGATTAGTGATTCTGGATTACATCATCAGAAACACAG acAGGGGAAATGATAATTGGCTAGTCAAATATGACGAGATGAAATatgcaaagaaaatggaaagcgAG GAATCAAACTGGATTGATGATAAACAACTGCTTATTAAAATAGCTGCAATTGATAATGGGCTAGCATTTCCCTTCAAACATCCTGATGAGTGGAGAGCAT ATCCATTTCACTGGGCTTGGCTTCCTCAAGCAAAAGTtcccttttctgaagaaactcGAAACTTGATCCTGCCCTATATTTCGGACATGAACTTCGTACAAGACTTGTGTGAAGATCTTTATGAACTTTTTAAG ACTGACAAAGGATTTGACAGAGCTGCTTTCGAAAGCCAGATGTCTGTGATGAGAGGCCAG GTTCTCTGTAACAATTTTATAGAGTCCAGCAATATCATGCATTACTTAAAATG A